The Pseudomonas sp. GD03919 region CGATAACGTCAGCCCGACCGAGCATCCGATGATCATGCGTGCCAACGAAGAAATGCTGTCTTGGGAGGAGTACAGGAAAGTGCTTCTTGCTTTGGAGGATGCAGTTGGGCGTGAGGACTACGAGCGGGTTCGGGCGTTATTGCGCGAAACCGTGAGTGGTTATCGGCCTGACGGTGAGATTGTTGATTGGTTGTACTTACAGAGACGTTTAGTAAGCGCTCCATAAACCCCGCCCGCCAGGACGGGATTTATTTTCAGGAAGCAGGAGCAGAAGCCGGCGAGCAGTTCCAAGGCAGCAGCGCTTCGTAGTCCTCAACGCTCTGTGCTGTTGGCAGGCGTTCGAGGATGTGGCGCAGCCAGGCGTAAGGCTCCTGGCCATTGGCCTTGGCGGTTTCGATCAGGCTGTAGATCTGCGCGCTGGCCGTGGCCCCCTTGGGCGTGTCGCTGAACAGCCAGTTCTTGCGCCCGATGACGAAGGGGCGGATGGCGTTCTCGGCACGGTTTCGGCAGTGATCGGCGCCGCTTCGCAGGCCTTGCAGGCGTAGGTCTTGCCGATATGGCGGATGGCCCGCACCTGCATCGGGATGATCTCCAGCTGTTCGCTGGTGTCCTCGCCGATGAGCTGTTTGCAGGCGCCGCAGGCGCAAGTCAGCTCGTGCTCGGGCAGGTCGTGGATGACCTCGACACGCGGCAGGTTGGTCGGCAACGGCTTGCGCTTGCCACGGCGCTTGACCGGCGCAACGACTTCTTCAGCTTCGGCTGGTGCGGCGGACAGCGCTTCGATCAGCTCTTCGGCCTCGTTGAACATGGCCAACTGCGGCGAGTCGGTATCTTCAGGGCTGCGCTCGGACTTGGGCGAGAACAACTTGTGGTGCAGCAGGGCGACCTGTTCCTGCAATTGCAGAATCAGAGCCTTGAGCAGGACAAGATCAGCCGAGGCTTTTGAATTTGGCTCCGCGATCTGGACTCGACAGCGCAGTAACCGCTCCACAAACCACACCTTCAAGTGAAGTGAAGGCCCACAGATGCTGTGCTCCCGATTTTCCTGGAGCCCAGCCCATGATGCGTCCCGACCCCAAGGTCAAAGCCGTTTACCTTTACCCCAAGCCGGTCGATTTCCGCAAATCCATCAACGGTCTGGCCGCCTTGGTCGAGTTGGATATCAAGGTGGCGGTGTTCGACCCGGCGTTGTTCGTTTTTCTCAACCGCACGCGCAACCAAGTGAAAATTCTGTATTGGCATCGTAACGGTTTCTGTTTGTGGCTCAAGCGCTTGGAGGCCGAGCGGTTCAAGACCAAACCGGATGCCGGTGACGAAGCGATCGAGCTGACGGTGCGGGAATTGAATCAGTTGCTGGAGGGCATCGACCTCTGGGGCAATCAACCGCACAAGGTGCTGACACCACGTTTCGTGACTTGAGCCGGTATAATCCATGGCATGATTTCCGTGCCTGAACCCCTTCCTGACGACCCCGCAGCGCTCAAGCAATTGCTCGCTGAGGTGCTGTCTTCTGCACAGAAATTGGCCAAGGACAAGGACGGGCAGATCGAGCACCTGCGCGAACAAAACGCACTGCTGATCCAACGCCTGTTCGGTCGCAAATCCGAGCAGACGGCCGATCCTGACTCGCCGCAGTTGGAGATTTTCAACGAAGCCGAAAGCCTCACCGAAGCCGCGCCCGAAACTACTGCCGAAGAGATCGAGGAAGACGTCGTCGCGCCGGTCAAACGTCGTGGCAAGCGTAAACCACTGCCGGCTGAGTTGCCGCGCGTTGAGGTTATCCATGAGCTGCCCGAGCACGAGCTGACCTGTGCCTGCGGTGCTTGCAAGCAAGTGATCGGTGAGGAAACCAGCGAACAGCTGGAAATCATCCCGATGCAGGTGCGGGTCATCCGCCATATCCGTAAGACCTACGCCTGCAAAGCCTGCGAAGCCGCCCCGATCACCGCGGACAAGCCCGCGCAACTGATTGAGAAAAGCCTGGCTACGCCCAGCGTGTTGGCGATGCTGCTGACCACCAAGTACGCCGACGGCATCCCGCTGTACCGCTTCGAGAAAGTCCTCCATCGCCATGGCATCGACATCCCGCGGCAGACCCTGGCTCGCTGGGTGATCCAATGCGGTGACTATCTGCAACCCTTGCTCAACTTGATGCGCGACACGCTGCTGGATTATCCGGTGTTGCACTGCGACGAAACCCGGGTGCAGGTGCTCAAAGAACCGGGGCGCGACCCGAGCAGCCAATCCTGGATGTGGGTGCAAACCGGCGGCCCGCCAGACAGGCCGGTGGTCCTCTTCGACTACACAACCAGTCGTGCGCAGGACGTACCCTTGCGCCTGCTCACCGGCTATTGCGGTTATTTAATGACCGACGACTACTCCGGCTACAACGCCGTGGCCGCGCAAGCGGGCATCGAGCGGCTGGCCTGCTGGGCCCATGCGAGGCGCAAATTTATCGAGGCGCAGAAGGTGCAGCCTAAAGGCAAAACTGGGCGAGCCGACATGGCCCTGAACCTGATCAACAAACTCTACGGTATCGAGCGCGAGCTAAAAGACGCCTGCGACGCTGAACGCCTGAGCGCCCGCCAACAGCGCAGTCAACCCGTGCTCGACCAGCTCAAAGCCTGGCTCGACAAAGCTCAGCTGCAGGTCGCCGGACAGACCTCCCTGGGCAAGGCGGTGAACTACTTGGCCAACAACTGGAGCCGCCTGGAGCGCTACATCGAAGGCGGAAACCTGCCCATCGACAACAACCGCGCCGAGAACGCC contains the following coding sequences:
- the tnpB gene encoding IS66 family insertion sequence element accessory protein TnpB (TnpB, as the term is used for proteins encoded by IS66 family insertion elements, is considered an accessory protein, since TnpC, encoded by a neighboring gene, is a DDE family transposase.), producing MMRPDPKVKAVYLYPKPVDFRKSINGLAALVELDIKVAVFDPALFVFLNRTRNQVKILYWHRNGFCLWLKRLEAERFKTKPDAGDEAIELTVRELNQLLEGIDLWGNQPHKVLTPRFVT
- a CDS encoding IS66 family transposase, with translation MISVPEPLPDDPAALKQLLAEVLSSAQKLAKDKDGQIEHLREQNALLIQRLFGRKSEQTADPDSPQLEIFNEAESLTEAAPETTAEEIEEDVVAPVKRRGKRKPLPAELPRVEVIHELPEHELTCACGACKQVIGEETSEQLEIIPMQVRVIRHIRKTYACKACEAAPITADKPAQLIEKSLATPSVLAMLLTTKYADGIPLYRFEKVLHRHGIDIPRQTLARWVIQCGDYLQPLLNLMRDTLLDYPVLHCDETRVQVLKEPGRDPSSQSWMWVQTGGPPDRPVVLFDYTTSRAQDVPLRLLTGYCGYLMTDDYSGYNAVAAQAGIERLACWAHARRKFIEAQKVQPKGKTGRADMALNLINKLYGIERELKDACDAERLSARQQRSQPVLDQLKAWLDKAQLQVAGQTSLGKAVNYLANNWSRLERYIEGGNLPIDNNRAENAIRPFVIGRKNWLFSDTPKGATASAQIYSLIETAKANGQEPYAYLRHILERLPQVNSVEGYEALLPWNCSPAPAAS